In the Ruminococcus sp. OA3 genome, one interval contains:
- the radC gene encoding DNA repair protein RadC, whose amino-acid sequence MKKHETIKKLPVESRPYEKFRLHGAQSLTDAELLAIILRSGTHGTSSIELAQHLLALSKGHEGLLGLHHLSLAQLTEVKGIGDVKAVQIKCIGELSRRIAKGASSPFLDFKSPDTIADYYMEDLRHQEQEVLLCMMLDTKNHFLGDVQVSKGTVNASLISPREIFLSALQFHAVHIILVHNHPSGNPRPSNEDILITKRILEAGELLGIYLLDHIIIGDRRHISLCQEGMIQRA is encoded by the coding sequence ATGAAAAAACACGAAACGATAAAAAAACTGCCTGTCGAATCACGTCCTTATGAGAAATTCCGACTGCACGGAGCACAGTCTCTGACGGATGCAGAGCTTCTCGCCATTATTCTGAGGAGCGGAACACACGGTACCTCATCCATAGAACTTGCGCAGCATCTGCTTGCATTGTCCAAGGGGCATGAGGGTCTGCTGGGACTGCACCATCTGTCTCTTGCACAGCTGACGGAAGTAAAGGGAATCGGGGATGTGAAAGCTGTACAGATTAAATGTATCGGTGAATTGTCGAGACGGATCGCAAAAGGGGCGTCCAGTCCATTTCTGGATTTTAAAAGTCCGGATACGATCGCCGATTATTATATGGAAGATTTAAGACATCAGGAACAGGAAGTTCTGCTGTGTATGATGCTGGATACAAAGAATCATTTTCTGGGTGATGTACAGGTATCCAAAGGTACTGTGAATGCATCGCTGATTTCTCCGCGCGAGATTTTTTTGTCAGCACTGCAGTTCCATGCGGTCCACATTATTCTGGTGCACAACCACCCAAGCGGAAATCCACGGCCAAGCAACGAGGATATCCTGATCACCAAACGTATCCTTGAAGCCGGAGAACTGCTTGGAATCTATCTGCTGGATCACATTATTATCGGTGACAGGCGGCATATCAGTCTGTGTCAGGAGGGGATGATACAGAGGGCATAA
- a CDS encoding FAD-dependent protein, which produces MIRITQLKLPIHHTPEDIINKVAKLLKIPADRIQEYEIIRQSLDARKKPALCFVYTIDVKTDAETKVLQKVRDKNITSTKRCPYLFPHTVSPDICRPVIAGSGPAGLFCAWMLAKHGIRPIVIERGEPVEQRMKSVEHFWQTGSLNEQSNVQFGEGGAGTFSDGKLNTSVKDPKGRNHEVLKMFVEAGAPAEILYQQKPHLGTDLLVNIVKNIRVQIEHLGGEFRFETQLTDLDIRSGELHALELNHSEWIPARYLICAIGHSARDTFTMLHEKGIQMSAKSFAAGVRIEHPQEMINMTQYGQREVALLGAASYKLTHQLAGGRGIYTFCMCPGGYVVNASSEQNRLAVNGMSYHDRNSGNANSAVIVTVNPEDFQTYLSPGVPSELAGLAFQRHLEEQAYQIAGGAVPVQLFEDFESTRESRSYGEIFPKIKGRHVLSNIRAFLPGFMADALVEGIHAFGKKIPGFDRRDCLLSAVESRTSSPIRIHRDARLMSNISGIFPCGEGAGYAGGITSAAIDGLKTAEAVAAALKL; this is translated from the coding sequence ATGATCAGGATCACACAGTTAAAATTACCGATTCATCACACACCGGAAGATATAATAAATAAAGTGGCAAAACTGCTGAAAATACCGGCAGACAGGATCCAGGAATACGAAATCATCCGCCAGTCCCTGGATGCCAGAAAAAAACCTGCGCTGTGTTTCGTCTATACGATAGATGTGAAAACAGATGCTGAGACGAAAGTACTTCAAAAAGTGCGCGATAAAAATATTACGTCAACCAAACGCTGCCCGTATCTCTTTCCGCATACAGTTTCCCCGGATATATGCCGCCCGGTCATCGCGGGAAGCGGTCCGGCCGGACTGTTCTGTGCCTGGATGCTGGCAAAGCACGGGATCCGTCCGATCGTCATCGAAAGAGGTGAGCCGGTTGAACAGCGTATGAAAAGTGTTGAACATTTCTGGCAGACCGGAAGTTTGAATGAACAGTCAAACGTTCAGTTTGGAGAGGGCGGTGCCGGAACGTTTTCTGACGGTAAACTTAATACCTCCGTAAAAGACCCGAAAGGGCGCAACCACGAAGTCCTGAAAATGTTCGTGGAGGCAGGTGCGCCGGCAGAAATCCTTTATCAGCAAAAACCGCATCTCGGCACAGATCTTCTCGTCAATATTGTGAAAAATATCCGGGTTCAGATTGAACATCTCGGCGGAGAGTTCCGGTTTGAAACCCAGCTGACCGATCTTGACATTCGCAGCGGTGAGCTTCATGCACTGGAGCTGAACCATTCGGAATGGATACCAGCCAGGTACCTCATCTGCGCGATCGGGCACAGCGCACGCGATACATTCACGATGCTGCATGAAAAAGGCATTCAGATGAGTGCGAAATCTTTTGCTGCCGGCGTCCGGATTGAACATCCGCAGGAGATGATCAATATGACCCAATACGGTCAGAGAGAAGTTGCTCTGCTTGGTGCGGCCTCTTATAAGCTGACACATCAGCTTGCCGGCGGACGGGGGATCTATACTTTCTGCATGTGTCCCGGGGGGTATGTTGTGAATGCTTCATCTGAGCAGAACAGACTGGCTGTAAATGGTATGAGTTATCATGACAGGAACTCAGGCAATGCCAACAGTGCAGTGATTGTAACCGTGAATCCTGAAGATTTCCAGACATACCTTTCACCGGGGGTGCCCTCAGAGCTGGCGGGACTGGCTTTTCAGCGTCATCTGGAGGAGCAGGCATATCAGATCGCAGGCGGTGCCGTACCCGTCCAGTTATTTGAGGATTTTGAGTCGACGAGAGAGAGCCGTTCCTACGGCGAAATCTTTCCGAAGATCAAAGGACGGCACGTTCTGTCCAATATCCGTGCATTTCTCCCTGGATTCATGGCGGATGCGCTTGTGGAAGGAATTCATGCCTTTGGCAAAAAGATTCCCGGATTTGACCGCAGGGACTGCCTGCTGAGCGCAGTTGAGAGCAGGACTTCGTCACCCATACGAATCCACCGCGACGCCAGGCTGATGAGTAATATTTCCGGCATTTTCCCATGCGGAGAAGGAGCAGGTTATGCGGGAGGGATCACTTCGGCAGCGATCGACGGTCTGAAAACAGCAGAAGCTGTCGCTGCGGCATTGAAATTGTGA
- a CDS encoding aminoacetone oxidase family FAD-binding enzyme, translated as MQIIVIGGGAAGLMAAVTAARIGASVTVLEQNDTVGKKLLATGNGKCNLTNVKQEPAYYRGSEPLFAWNVISAFGLRETLKFFTGLGVYTRNKNGGLYPFSEQALAVRDILRMEAEHLHVKLKTREHVQNIKKAGLFQVTTQSYTYQADRVILAAGGAASNIPGSGMDGFHLAESLGHTIIKPLPALVGLRGTGNYFTKWAGVRFEASLSLYTNDTRILTERGEVQFTDYGISGIPVFQVSRFAARALDEGQRVLAVLDFMPDFTVEELLVFLENRQEQCPYKTISESLIGLFPQKLISLFCTEIKSLAELAEKLKEFPVIIREVHSMEQAQVTCGGVFTAEIDSSTMESKKIPGLYFAGEVVDVDGCCGGYNLQWAWSSGALAGRSSAAEAPS; from the coding sequence ATGCAGATTATCGTGATTGGCGGCGGAGCCGCAGGACTTATGGCAGCAGTCACAGCCGCACGAATCGGTGCGTCTGTGACCGTACTGGAACAAAATGATACGGTAGGAAAAAAGCTTTTGGCGACAGGCAACGGAAAATGCAATCTGACAAACGTCAAGCAGGAACCCGCGTATTACCGCGGTTCAGAACCTTTGTTTGCATGGAATGTGATATCTGCGTTTGGTCTTCGCGAAACCCTGAAATTTTTTACGGGGCTTGGTGTTTATACACGAAATAAAAACGGCGGCCTGTACCCTTTCAGCGAACAGGCGCTGGCGGTGCGGGATATCCTCAGGATGGAAGCTGAACATCTGCATGTGAAGCTTAAAACAAGGGAACATGTGCAGAACATAAAAAAAGCAGGGTTATTTCAGGTCACAACACAGAGTTATACATATCAGGCAGACCGCGTGATCCTTGCTGCCGGCGGTGCCGCCTCGAATATCCCGGGTTCCGGCATGGATGGCTTTCATCTGGCCGAATCACTCGGACATACCATCATTAAACCCCTGCCCGCACTTGTTGGTCTTCGCGGGACTGGAAATTATTTTACAAAATGGGCCGGCGTGCGGTTTGAGGCATCGTTATCACTGTATACGAATGACACCCGCATTCTCACAGAACGCGGTGAGGTACAGTTTACTGATTACGGTATTTCCGGAATCCCGGTTTTTCAAGTGAGCCGTTTTGCAGCTCGTGCGCTTGATGAAGGACAGCGGGTGCTTGCAGTCCTTGATTTCATGCCGGATTTCACGGTAGAGGAGCTTCTTGTCTTCCTGGAAAACAGGCAGGAACAATGTCCCTATAAGACAATTTCAGAGTCGCTGATTGGTCTTTTTCCTCAGAAGCTGATCTCGCTGTTCTGTACGGAGATAAAATCTCTGGCAGAGCTGGCGGAGAAGCTAAAGGAGTTTCCGGTCATCATCAGGGAGGTCCATTCGATGGAGCAGGCACAGGTCACATGCGGCGGTGTCTTTACCGCCGAGATCGATTCCTCCACCATGGAATCGAAGAAAATTCCCGGTCTGTATTTCGCGGGTGAAGTCGTCGATGTCGATGGATGCTGCGGAGGATACAATCTGCAGTGGGCGTGGAGCAGCGGAGCGCTTGCTGGCAGGAGCAGCGCAGCGGAGGCACCGTCATGA
- a CDS encoding methionine gamma-lyase family protein encodes MNSRQELYQSLGIEQTVYDFGEQILKELRPRFDAIDDVAEYNQLKVVCAMQENRVSEACFASSSGYGYNDLGRDTLEAVYASAFHTESALVRPQIACGTHALAVALAGNLRPGDELLSPVGKPYDTLEEVIGIRPSNGSLAEYGVSYRQVDLKTDGSFDYEGIRDALNEKTRLVTIQRSKGYQTRPTLSVARIGELIAFIKSLRPDVICMVDNCYGEFVETLEPTDVGADLIVGSLIKNPGGGLAPIGGYIAGKKEYVENAAYRLTSPGLGKEVGATLGVNQAFYQGFFLAPTVVAGALKGAVFAANVYEKLGFAVVPDSTESRHDIIQAVTFGKPEGVIAFCKGIQAAAPVDSYVSPEPWAMPGYDSEVIMAAGAFVQGSSIELSADGPIKPPYAVYFQGGLTWAHAKFGILMSLQKLKDAQMVTL; translated from the coding sequence ATGAACTCCAGGCAGGAACTCTATCAATCTCTCGGGATTGAACAGACGGTATATGATTTCGGTGAACAGATTTTAAAAGAGCTCAGACCGCGCTTTGATGCCATTGATGATGTGGCAGAATACAATCAGCTGAAGGTGGTCTGTGCAATGCAGGAAAACAGGGTAAGTGAAGCCTGTTTTGCGTCCAGCAGCGGATACGGCTATAATGATCTCGGCCGTGACACACTGGAAGCTGTGTATGCCTCTGCATTTCACACAGAGTCCGCGCTGGTGCGGCCGCAGATCGCCTGCGGTACTCATGCGCTTGCAGTCGCACTTGCTGGAAATCTGCGACCGGGGGATGAGCTCCTGTCGCCGGTAGGCAAACCGTACGATACGCTGGAAGAGGTGATAGGCATCCGTCCTTCCAACGGATCACTCGCAGAATATGGAGTCAGCTACCGTCAGGTAGATTTGAAAACGGACGGTTCTTTTGATTATGAAGGAATCAGGGATGCACTGAACGAAAAGACAAGACTCGTCACAATTCAGCGTTCCAAGGGCTATCAGACAAGACCGACGCTTTCTGTAGCACGTATTGGGGAATTAATTGCATTCATTAAGAGCCTGAGACCAGATGTCATCTGTATGGTGGATAATTGTTACGGAGAATTTGTAGAAACGCTGGAGCCAACAGATGTAGGTGCAGATCTGATCGTAGGGTCGCTGATAAAAAATCCGGGTGGCGGACTTGCACCGATCGGCGGTTATATCGCCGGAAAAAAAGAATACGTGGAAAATGCGGCATACCGTCTGACTTCACCCGGTCTTGGAAAAGAAGTCGGTGCCACACTCGGCGTAAACCAGGCGTTCTACCAGGGATTTTTTCTGGCACCGACCGTTGTAGCCGGAGCACTGAAAGGGGCTGTTTTTGCGGCGAATGTATATGAAAAGCTGGGATTTGCGGTTGTTCCTGACAGTACGGAAAGCCGACATGATATCATTCAGGCAGTCACGTTCGGAAAACCGGAAGGTGTTATCGCATTCTGCAAAGGCATTCAGGCTGCAGCACCGGTGGACAGTTACGTATCTCCTGAACCATGGGCAATGCCGGGATATGACAGTGAGGTCATTATGGCGGCCGGTGCATTCGTGCAGGGGTCCTCGATCGAGCTGAGTGCTGACGGACCCATCAAACCTCCATATGCGGTCTATTTTCAGGGAGGGTTAACCTGGGCACACGCAAAATTCGGCATTCTTATGAGCCTTCAGAAATTAAAAGATGCACAGATGGTAACATTATAG
- the miaA gene encoding tRNA (adenosine(37)-N6)-dimethylallyltransferase MiaA, whose translation MKPLIILTGPTAVGKTELSISLARAVNGEIVSADSMQVYKKMDIGSAKIRPEEMGNVPHHLIDILDPRDSFDVVTFQRFAKKAVTEIHQRGRIPVLTGGTGFYIQSVVYDIDFTKADSDDSFRRHLEALAAERGGEFLHGMLRERDPQAAGEIHPRNVKRVIRALEFYQQTGMRISEHNEEQRQKASPYQFLYLVLNDRRERLYQRIDARVDQMIREGLLKEVQELRDMGCTRDMTSMKGLGYKEILAYLDGEYTLEEAIRILKRDTRHFAKRQLTWFKRERDVSWIQKDEFDYDNDRILSYILELVREKNMEMRN comes from the coding sequence ATGAAACCATTGATTATATTGACCGGCCCGACGGCCGTTGGAAAAACGGAACTTTCCATCTCCCTTGCCAGAGCAGTAAACGGAGAGATCGTATCCGCAGATTCCATGCAGGTGTACAAAAAAATGGATATCGGTTCTGCTAAGATACGACCGGAAGAAATGGGCAATGTTCCACATCATCTGATCGATATTCTGGATCCGCGGGACAGTTTTGATGTTGTGACTTTTCAAAGGTTCGCGAAAAAGGCGGTCACGGAGATTCATCAGCGCGGCAGGATCCCTGTCCTCACAGGAGGAACCGGGTTCTATATTCAGTCGGTTGTATACGATATTGATTTTACAAAAGCCGATTCCGATGACAGCTTTCGAAGACATCTGGAGGCACTGGCAGCAGAGAGGGGCGGAGAATTCCTTCATGGGATGCTTAGAGAGCGGGACCCTCAGGCAGCAGGAGAAATCCATCCCCGAAATGTAAAACGTGTGATCCGCGCACTGGAGTTTTATCAGCAGACAGGCATGCGGATTTCTGAGCATAACGAGGAGCAGCGGCAGAAGGCTTCACCCTATCAGTTCCTGTACCTTGTACTGAACGACAGAAGGGAACGGCTGTATCAGCGGATCGATGCGCGTGTCGATCAGATGATACGGGAGGGACTTCTGAAAGAAGTGCAGGAACTGCGTGATATGGGATGTACCAGAGATATGACTTCCATGAAAGGACTTGGTTATAAAGAAATCCTGGCTTATCTGGACGGAGAATACACGCTGGAGGAGGCGATCCGGATTCTGAAACGCGATACCCGGCATTTTGCAAAACGCCAGCTGACCTGGTTTAAAAGAGAACGTGATGTCAGCTGGATCCAAAAAGATGAGTTTGATTACGACAACGACAGGATCCTTTCCTATATTCTGGAACTTGTCAGAGAAAAAAATATGGAAATGAGGAACTAA
- the mutL gene encoding DNA mismatch repair endonuclease MutL, with protein MNKISLLDQNTIDKIAAGEVVERPSSIVKELVENAVDARSSAITVEIKEGGISFIRITDNGTGIPKEQVPLAFLRHATSKIQTIDDLLQIASLGFRGEALSSIAAVSQVELITKTPDALTGTRYLIEGGIEKGLEEIGAPQGTTFLVRNLFYNTPARAKFLKSPTTEASYIGSIMEQMALSHPEISFKYMQNGQTKLHTSGNGNFREVIYQIYGRDITKDLLEIDTATDNIRITGFIGKPSVSRGNRTFENYYVNGRYVKNKIITKAIEDGFRSFMMQHKFPFTSLFITVNSEHVDVNVHPSKMEVRFEKTDLVYQVLYRAICEALTETELIPEVSFTPKKERVKETSKPSVPEPFEIRRREMLREAPAYTPAPSHTPAVSAAQPAAAEDTEVSAVSSEMAAADKPVVSDKPIISGAVQTKQDSQLSMFEDRKLLSENSRSLHRLIGQVFSTYWLVEMEEKLFIIDQHAAHEKVLYEKMMNDLRGRQITSQYLAVPIIISLNLQQLEMMRRHEDLFRKMGFELEAFGGKEYTIRAVPYNLFGIADETLLVELIDSMGDETAGTVTLEIFVEKLAVMACKAAVKGNQKLSFREAEVLIDQLLTLENPYNCPHGRPTIISMSRYELEKKFKRIV; from the coding sequence ATGAATAAAATTTCTTTGTTGGACCAGAATACAATTGATAAAATTGCGGCGGGTGAAGTCGTAGAAAGACCATCCTCCATTGTAAAGGAACTGGTGGAAAATGCCGTGGATGCAAGATCCTCGGCGATCACGGTAGAGATTAAGGAGGGCGGCATCTCCTTTATCCGCATCACAGACAACGGTACAGGAATTCCGAAAGAGCAGGTGCCCCTGGCTTTTCTGCGCCACGCCACCAGCAAGATACAGACGATTGATGACCTGCTGCAGATAGCGTCTCTCGGTTTCCGCGGTGAAGCATTATCCAGCATCGCTGCGGTATCACAGGTCGAACTGATCACAAAAACACCGGATGCACTGACTGGGACGAGATATCTGATCGAGGGCGGGATTGAAAAAGGACTTGAAGAGATCGGCGCTCCTCAGGGAACAACATTTCTGGTGCGGAACCTGTTTTACAATACTCCGGCACGCGCAAAATTCCTGAAATCTCCAACCACGGAGGCCTCCTACATTGGAAGCATCATGGAACAGATGGCACTTTCCCATCCGGAGATTTCTTTTAAATACATGCAGAACGGCCAGACAAAATTACACACTTCAGGCAATGGGAATTTCAGGGAGGTTATTTACCAGATTTACGGACGCGACATAACAAAAGATCTGCTGGAGATTGATACGGCGACGGACAACATCCGCATCACCGGGTTTATTGGAAAGCCTTCTGTATCCCGCGGCAATCGTACATTTGAAAACTATTATGTGAATGGACGGTATGTGAAGAATAAGATTATTACAAAAGCGATCGAGGACGGTTTCCGTTCCTTCATGATGCAGCACAAATTTCCGTTCACCTCGCTGTTCATCACCGTGAATTCTGAACATGTAGATGTCAACGTACATCCGTCGAAGATGGAAGTCCGTTTCGAAAAGACAGATCTGGTGTATCAGGTATTATACCGCGCGATCTGTGAAGCCCTCACAGAAACAGAACTGATTCCGGAGGTCTCATTCACCCCTAAAAAAGAACGTGTCAAAGAAACTTCCAAACCGTCTGTCCCGGAACCTTTTGAGATCAGACGACGGGAAATGCTGCGGGAGGCTCCGGCATATACACCTGCTCCTTCGCACACGCCCGCAGTATCTGCTGCACAGCCGGCTGCTGCGGAAGATACAGAAGTTTCTGCTGTCTCAAGTGAGATGGCCGCAGCAGACAAACCGGTTGTTTCAGATAAGCCGATCATTTCAGGCGCTGTGCAAACGAAACAGGACAGCCAGCTCTCCATGTTTGAAGACAGGAAACTGCTGTCGGAGAATTCACGCAGCCTGCATCGTCTGATCGGCCAGGTGTTCTCCACCTACTGGCTGGTGGAGATGGAGGAAAAACTGTTCATCATCGACCAGCATGCTGCCCATGAAAAAGTGCTCTATGAAAAGATGATGAATGACCTCCGCGGCAGACAGATCACTTCTCAGTATCTCGCTGTCCCCATCATCATTTCATTAAACCTTCAGCAACTGGAGATGATGAGAAGGCACGAAGACCTTTTCCGTAAGATGGGATTTGAACTGGAAGCTTTTGGCGGCAAAGAGTATACGATACGAGCCGTTCCCTACAATCTTTTCGGAATTGCAGATGAGACACTGCTGGTTGAACTGATCGACAGTATGGGGGATGAGACTGCCGGAACTGTGACGCTTGAAATCTTCGTGGAGAAACTTGCGGTCATGGCGTGCAAAGCCGCTGTCAAAGGCAACCAGAAACTGTCGTTTCGCGAAGCAGAAGTATTGATTGACCAGCTTCTGACACTGGAAAATCCATATAACTGCCCGCACGGAAGACCGACGATCATCTCCATGAGCAGATATGAACTGGAAAAGAAATTTAAAAGAATCGTATAG